From Atribacteraceae bacterium, a single genomic window includes:
- a CDS encoding ATP-binding protein: MLIHQEVRELLGEFRLEGMQTHLDRTLEAAGQEKSDPLVVVRNLLRQEKSSRQERKKRLLLKMSGLPYRKTLADFDFSFQPSIEERKVRELHTLHFLAQGENVLLLGPPGVGKSHIAIALALEAIEHFQKVQYVTATPGGAVAYRLPEWELPGEDALLPGGRPFVDR, encoded by the coding sequence AAGAAGTGAGGGAGCTGTTGGGTGAATTCCGGTTGGAAGGTATGCAAACCCATCTGGATCGTACCCTGGAAGCGGCCGGTCAGGAGAAAAGCGATCCCCTGGTGGTGGTGCGGAATCTGCTCCGGCAGGAGAAGAGCAGCCGCCAGGAGCGGAAGAAACGGTTGCTCCTCAAGATGTCCGGGTTACCCTACCGGAAGACGCTGGCTGACTTTGACTTCTCCTTTCAGCCCAGTATCGAGGAGCGGAAGGTTCGGGAACTGCACACCCTGCATTTTCTGGCCCAGGGAGAAAACGTCCTGCTGTTAGGCCCTCCCGGAGTGGGAAAAAGTCACATAGCCATCGCCCTGGCCCTGGAAGCCATCGAGCATTTCCAGAAGGTGCAGTATGTCACCGCCACTCCTGGTGGAGCGGTTGCATACCGCTTACCGGAATGGGAGCTTCCAGGAGAAGATGCGCTTCTACCAGGGGGTCGACCTTTTGTTGATCGATGA